In Fusarium fujikuroi IMI 58289 draft genome, chromosome FFUJ_chr02, the genomic stretch GCTGGTTATTATCCGTTTTCTCCAGGGCCTTTCTCGTCTTTCCCGTGGGCGTGCTCTCATCTTCATAAACgtccatcctcttcttcgtaACGGCCCTCACGCCGGGGTTTAAGAAGCTAGTGCGGAAGTAACCAGGTTCAACAACTGTGGCGACTATGCTGAAGGGCTCGAGCTCGTAGCGGAGAGACTCGGCGAGGGAGGACACGCACGTCTTCGCCATGGAGTAGACAGAGTATGTCGCGCCACCTCTCCAAGAACCAATACTTCCAAAAGTAGCAATCGTGCCGCGTTTTCCATTCTGACCGATACTCTGCTCTCGCATTCCCGGTAGAAAAgccttgatggtgttgaagatccCAAAGAcattggtgttgaagctgtCGTACAGCTCCTGCTGGGACACTTCCTCTACGGCGCCGTCGAGGATGTATCCCGCAGCGTTGATGAGGTAGTCGACGCGTCCATGCTTGGAAAAGACTTCTTTagcgatggcttcgaggTCTGAGAGGGGGGATGTCACGTCGAATGCTAGCGTGTGTGCACCTGCGTCGGCAAGGTCTTGGACGCGTGATGTACTCCTTGCTGTAGCGATGACGGTGTGCCCGAGGTTGAGCGCGTGAAGGGCGATATCATGGCCGAAGCCTGAGGAGGCGGCGGTGATGAACCAGACTGGGGAAGACATGTTGAGGTTGTGAGATTGTTTGTGTAAGTGGCTTGAGTGTGAGAGTGAGATGCTTGTAAAAGTTGTAATGAAGCGTCCGAGGCAAGTGATGATTGTTGTTGAGTCCATCCTCAAACGAAAATGCgacttatatttatatttttcaGCCTCAAATATCTCTCTTCAATTCACTTGATGACATTATCTCCGACCCAAagtcctcaacaccatcattcTATCACCGACTGCCAATCTCAACTATCGCCGATTGTTAGCGTCGCCACATTTCGGCGTTAACAGCCAATTCAACCATTAAAAAGCCAACCCCAAATCCGGTGTGGCGCTATGGCTTATGCTTAATCGCTTTTTCGGAAGAGAGTAAGCAGCCCATCCCAATACACCAATTGCATCACTCGGGGCCATTGATACAAGACTTTCGGCGATAGGTTCACGCGATGACGAAAGAGCTATGTTCAAGTTGTGTTGATACACTAAGAATGCCATATCATACCAATCTACATAGATCATGCAATGCCCCAAACGCCGTAGCCGTAACTCCGGGCTCATAAACAATCAAGCACGCACCCatccaaggccatcaaggcaatctcaatctcaatctaTGTACATACGTTTCACCCTCCTCATATCGATCGCTCGCTCATCGCAGGGTATAGCCTCTGCTGTCCTGTCTGCGATGAGCAGCACCGCTTCCCATGCCAATGGTAATTCGTCGCGGCGCACTGCCCGCCATGCCACCCTGAGGGCTTGATCCTGGACCTTCCATTCGAGTGGCTGTGTTGTTCATGTTCATGCGTCTAGCTTGACCAGGTGTCAAAGCCATGTCTATCTTGAAGTCGTTTGGGGAGCACGCCATCGGGGGGCTTCGTCTCCTCTCAGCGCTACCTCGGCGGAGTCGAGAGATACCGTTGGTGCTACTGGCGAGGGCCGCAGGCAGACTAGGCCTGGGTCCCGTACGCTCAGGCAACGATCCCATTGACGATACTCGCTTGGTGCTGGATGCTGTGGTACCGGCCATGATGCTCGCTCTACGAGCCTTTTCCTTCATGGCGGTTCGGAGGGCGGTCTGAAGCTTTCGAGCATCGATAGTGCTCGTCTCGGAGTCAGATCCAGATCCGGGAGGGTTGTTCTCATCGTGTATCGTGGGCAGTCGTCGAATCGCTCTAGGAATACCGAGCCccgatggcgatggtgagaAATTGCCACTCTTAGTGACATCTAGCGATCGGAGGGGTGGTGTTCGTTGAATATCGGGTGAAGCTTCGAGCTTGAGTGTCATGGTGGGTGCTTTGGGTGATCCATCAGCAAGGGAATGTCTAGGTCCCTTAGAAAGGAAACCGGCCTGGAACCTGCTAGGCTTCGCACCCAAGCTGCTGGCCTCCGGGATCTCGAGACTTGGGCTCGACTCCTCGACAGTCGATGTCTCGGGCTCCAGGTATGAAGGCATAATAGGTGCGACAATTGGCTTCTCAGGCGAGGGAATCGCAGGGGAAGAGTTGTACTTCTGGGGTGTCTTCGAAAAGTCCTCCAATGTGCCCTCCTCCGTCTCATCGTCCCTCCAACGGACTCcgcccttcttcttagcCTTCACTGGCGTGAAGCTGACGCCCTTCTTGGAGGCTCCCAACACCTTACGTCTTCGTGGGGATCCCTTTATGGGGCTGACAGGAGCGTGGTCGCTATGCGCCGGCATAAAGTTGGGGGCTGAAACAGGCTTGATGTGCATCGCAATAGCCTTCTTGCGTTTGGGTGTGCCTCGT encodes the following:
- a CDS encoding related to ketoreductases codes for the protein MSSPVWFITAASSGFGHDIALHALNLGHTVIATARSTSRVQDLADAGAHTLAFDVTSPLSDLEAIAKEVFSKHGRVDYLINAAGYILDGAVEEVSQQELYDSFNTNVFGIFNTIKAFLPGMREQSIGQNGKRGTIATFGSIGSWRGGATYSVYSMAKTCVSSLAESLRYELEPFSIVATVVEPGYFRTSFLNPGVRAVTKKRMDVYEDESTPTGKTRKALEKTDNNQPGDVKKGTKVIVEVLTGTGVGEGRDVPVRIVLGSDADVYIRSKCEETLELLNEWKDVTVSTDHEK